From a region of the Corallococcus coralloides DSM 2259 genome:
- a CDS encoding TAXI family TRAP transporter solute-binding subunit: MKTDTLKAQLKRTLRRDLWIAVAPATLLIAVAFSVTFYFVKPAPPKTLVMALAPEEGGFNYMAKRYQKFLAQHGVTLELRNTKGSVGSVALLSAEDSGVDIAFAQSGTTGGKGQEVPEHVASLGSLSYVPLWVFYRGEPVDDVRGLQGKRIAVGPEESGTRALAMTLLQANKVDTAPTELLPLDRDAAIDALTQGKVDAVFLVSPAESPRIQRLAAVKDVRLLSFNRAEAYTRRYPYLSRHVLPQGVFDFAKDVPDHDVVLLAPNALLLAKDSLHPALAYLLMRAASEISGTAGILDKTGEFPAPLAAGFPLSSEAKRYYATGVPLLQRYLPFWAANLVDRLWVMLVPIIAVVVPLGRAVPAALLWRVRSRIHRWYARLKEIEIQLEEDPDQEMLQDMLKRLEEAEREVNRIVVPLAYAENLYFFREHVDVVRRRLTRRLAGAPEHKDGHPLHVTA, encoded by the coding sequence ATGAAGACGGACACGTTGAAGGCGCAGCTCAAGCGCACGTTGCGGCGCGACCTGTGGATCGCCGTTGCTCCCGCGACGCTGCTCATCGCGGTGGCGTTCTCGGTGACGTTCTATTTCGTCAAGCCCGCGCCGCCGAAGACCCTGGTGATGGCGCTGGCGCCGGAAGAGGGCGGCTTCAACTACATGGCGAAGCGCTACCAGAAGTTCCTCGCGCAGCACGGGGTGACGCTGGAGCTGCGCAACACGAAGGGCTCCGTGGGCAGCGTGGCGCTGTTGAGCGCGGAGGACAGCGGGGTGGACATCGCCTTCGCGCAGAGCGGCACCACCGGCGGCAAGGGCCAGGAGGTGCCGGAGCACGTGGCGTCGCTGGGGAGCCTCTCCTACGTGCCGCTGTGGGTCTTCTACCGGGGCGAGCCCGTGGACGACGTGCGCGGCCTCCAGGGCAAGCGCATCGCGGTGGGGCCCGAGGAGAGCGGCACGCGCGCGCTGGCGATGACGCTGCTGCAGGCGAACAAGGTGGACACGGCGCCCACGGAGTTGCTGCCGCTGGACCGGGATGCCGCCATCGACGCGCTGACGCAGGGCAAGGTGGACGCGGTGTTCCTGGTGTCGCCGGCGGAGTCGCCGCGCATCCAGAGGCTGGCCGCGGTGAAGGACGTGCGCCTCTTGAGCTTCAACCGCGCGGAGGCGTACACGCGCCGCTATCCGTACCTGTCGCGCCACGTGCTGCCTCAGGGCGTGTTCGACTTCGCCAAGGACGTGCCGGACCATGACGTGGTGCTGCTCGCGCCCAACGCGCTGCTGCTGGCGAAGGACTCACTGCACCCGGCGCTCGCCTATCTCCTGATGCGCGCGGCCAGTGAGATCAGCGGCACGGCGGGCATCCTGGACAAGACGGGCGAGTTCCCCGCGCCGCTCGCGGCGGGCTTCCCGCTGAGCAGCGAGGCGAAGCGCTACTACGCGACGGGCGTTCCGCTGCTGCAGCGCTACCTGCCGTTCTGGGCGGCGAACCTGGTGGACCGGCTGTGGGTGATGCTGGTGCCCATCATCGCGGTGGTGGTGCCGCTGGGGCGTGCGGTGCCCGCGGCGCTCCTCTGGCGGGTCCGCTCGCGCATCCACCGGTGGTACGCGCGGCTGAAGGAGATTGAGATCCAGCTGGAGGAGGACCCGGACCAGGAGATGCTCCAGGACATGCTCAAGCGGCTGGAGGAGGCCGAGCGCGAGGTGAACCGCATCGTGGTGCCGCTCGCCTACGCGGAGAACCTGTACTTCTTCCGCGAGCACGTGGACGTCGTGCGCCGCCGGCTCACCCGCAGGCTCGCGGGCGCGCCCGAGCACAAGGACGGGCACCCGTTGCACGTGACCGCGTGA